The sequence CTCCCCGGGCCCTGCTGACCCGCCGCCACGGCCCCCGCCTCATCCTCTTCGGCCTGCCGCTCACCGCGGGGCTGCTGGTGACCGCCACGAACGACCGGCCGCAGTACGCGGCCATGGGCATCGCGGTCTCGGTCGGCCTCGCCGCGGTGTCGCTCGGCACGCTGGCGCGGTGCCTGCTGCGCCGCGGGCCGGCCACGCCCGACGAGGTGCAGGAGTGGTTCGACGCCTGGCTCGCCGACTACCGGCCCACCGTCGGCATGTACTTCTCGGGCGGGGCCTCGTCCGCGTACCAGGCCAACATGTGGCTGGACGCGCTGGCCTCGCTCGACGGCCGGCCGGTCATCCTGCTGCGCGAGCGCTTCATGATGCAGCGCATCGGCGCCACCGACCTCCCCGTCATCTGCCTCCCGAAGGTCTCCCAGCTGCTGCGCCTGGAACAGTCCAGCCTCAAGATGCTGATCCACCCGGCGAACTCCGGCAGGACCTCGCAGGTCCTGCGCGTCCCGACGATCAAGCACGCCTTCGTCAACCACGGCGAGAGCGACAAGCTGTCCAGCTGCAACCCGTACGCGAAGGCGTACGACGAGGTGTGGGTCGCGGGCCCCGCCGCGCGCGAACGCTACGCCCTGGCCGACGTCGGCGTACGGGACGGTGACGTGGTGGAGATCGGCCGCCCCCAGCTGGCCCCGATCGCCCCGTACGCGGGCCCTCCCACCGGCCCGTACACGACGGTGCTCTACGCCCCCACCTGGGAGGGCTGGGACGGCAACCCCGGCAACACCTCCGTCGTCCTGGCCGGCGAGAACATCGTCCGGGAACTGCTCGCCGACCCCGGAGTCCGGCTCCTCTACAAACCGCACCCCATGACGGGCTCGGTCGACCCGCGAGCCGGCGCCGCCGACGCCCGCATCCAGGAACTGATCCACGCGGCCAACCGCGCCCGCCCCGGCCCGCGCCCCGCCCCCGGGGCCGCCGCCGAACTGGCCCGGCGCACCGCGGAGCTGGACGCCCTGACCGCCTCCGCCTTCCGCCCCGACGCGGACGACGCCGAACGGATGCTGGCCCAGGGCACCCCCGAGCCCGGCCGGGCGGCGGCGGTCGACGCGGCGACGGCGGCATGGGAGGCGGCCCACTGGGCGTCCCTGCCCGAAGGGGAGCACCAGATCGTCACGTCGGACAGGCCCGCGCTGTACGCCTGCTTCAACGCTGCGGACCTGCTGATCAGCGATGTGTCGAGCGTGGTCAGCGACTACCTGGCCGGCGAGAAGCCGTACGCCGTGGCGAACACCGGGGCCCTGTCCGACGCGGAGTTCCGGGAGGCCTTCCCGACGGTCTCGGCGGCGACCGTCCTGACCCCGGACGCGGCGGGCGTCCCCGCCCTCCTCGCCTCGGTGCGCGACCCCGGCGGCGACGGGCTCGCCCCGGCCCGGGCGGACCTGAAGCTCCGGCTCCTCGGCCCGTCCGACCCGCCGTCCGCCGTCCGGTTCGCCGACGCGGCGCGCGAGCTGTGCCGGGCCGCGGACACGCACCGCCGGCGGATGGAGGAGCGGCTGCTCCCCGGCATCCCCGCCCAGCGCCGCGCGGAGGCGGCGAAACCGGCGCGGGAGCCCTGAGGGGCCGAAGGACACACGTGGGGCCCGGCACCGACGAGAGCGGTGCCGGGCCCCGCGTACCGGACCGTGCTCAGGGGTGGCGCAGGCGCCAGCCCTGCCAGGCGGACTCGATCATCTCGTCCAGGCCGAACCGGGCCGACCAGCCCAGCTCCTCGCGGATGCGGTCGGCGCCCGCGACCACCCGGGCCGGGTCGCCGGGGCGGCGGGCGGTCACCTCGGCGGTGACGGCGCCGTTGTCCGTGACCTTGAGGATGCGGTCGACCATCTCGCGCACCGAGCTGCCCTCGCCGCGGCCGATGTTCAGCGTGAGGTCCGTGCCGGGCTCGGCGTCCTGGAGCCGGCGGGCGGCCGCGAGGTGGGCGGAGGCGATGTCCTCGACGTGGATGTAGTCGCGGACGCACGTGCCGTCGGGGGTCGCGTAGTCGTCGCCGAAGATGCGCGGGGACTCGCCCGCCTCCAGGCGCTCGAAGACCATCGGGATCAGGTTGAAGACCCCGGCGTCGGCCAGCTCCGGAGACGCGGCGCCCGCCACGTTGAAGTAGCGCAGCGAGGCGCAGCGCAGCCCGTGGGCCCTGGCGGCGGCGTGGATCAGCCACTCGCCGATGAGTTTGGTCTCCCCGTAGGGACTCATCGGCGCGCACGGGGTCTGCTCAGTGACGAGATCCACGTCGGGCATGCCGTAGACGGCGGCCGACGAGGAGAACACCAGCCGGTCGACGCCACCGGCGACCATGCTCTCCAGCAGGACCTCCAGGCCGGTGACGTTCTCCTTGTAGTAGTGGAGGGGGCGCTCGACGGACTCGCCGACCTGCTTCTTGCCGGCGATGTGCACCACCCCGGTCACCCCGTGGTCCCGGATCGCCGCGTCGAGGGCCCCGCGGTCGAGAACGCTGCCGGTCACCAGGGGTACCCCGGCGGGTACCTTGTCGGCGCTTCCGGTCGACAGGTCGTCGAACACGACCACCTGCTGACCACCCGCGAGCATCGCGCGCACCACGTGCGCACCGATGAACCCCGCCCCGCCCGTAACCATCCAGGTCATGTCGTGCGTCTCCCTGTCAGATGCTGTACCCGTCAGCGTTCCACCCTACGTGGACGGCCCGAGCCACCCTCCGGGAGCGGCCGGGGCGATCAATTACGCTGTCCGGGTGCCGGACGCACCCCACTGTTCCACGGTGCCGACCGCGCCCCTCGCACAAACCCTGCGGAAGCTCTCTGGAACTGGTGGACGATGCCTCGACTGACACTCATCGTGCCTGCGTACAACGTGCAGGGGTACATCGGGGAGTGTCTGGACTCCGTGCTCGGGCAGGACTTCACCGACTTCGAAGTCATCGGTGTCGACGACTGCTCCCCCGACGGTTCCGGCGCGATCCTGGACGCCTACGCGGCCCGCGACCCCCGGATCCGTGTGCTGCACCTCACGGAGAACGTGGGCCTGGGCCGCGCGCGCAACGCGGGTCTCGACCTGGCGACCGGTGACTACGTCCTCTTCCTCGACAGCGACGACACCCTGGCGCCGGGCTCCCTGGCGGCCATCGCGGCGCGGCTCGACGCGGCGGACGACCCGGACATCCTGGTCTACGACTACACCCGCGCCTACTGGGACGGGCAGCTGTTGCGCAACAAGCGCTCCGACCTGATGTCCGAGGCCGACCCGAAGGTCTTCTCCCTCGCGGAGCGGCCACAGCTGCTGGACCTGCTGCAAATCGTCTGGAACAAGGCCTACCGGCGCGATTTCGTCACCCGCCACGGACTCCGTTTCCCGCCCGGTTACTACGAGGACGCGCCCTGGACGTACAGCGCGATGATCGCGGCGGAGCGCATCGCCGTGCTCGACCGCTCCTGTGTGCTGTACCGGCAGCGGCGTGAGGGCGGGAACATCCTCCACACGGTCAGCCGGAAGCATTTCGACGTCTTCGACCAGTACGACCGGGTCTTCGCGTTCCTCGACGAGCGGCCGGAACTCGATCGCTGGCGGCCGGCGCTGTTCAGGAAGATGGTCGACCACTTCCTGACCATTCTGGAAAGGCCGGGCCGGCTCCCGCGCAACGCGCGCGCCGAATTCTTTCACCGGGCGGCCAAGGACTACCGCGGCCGCCTCCCGGAGGGCTTCGAGCGGCCGCCGGGCGGGCGCGGTTACAAGTACGCGCTGCTCGGGGTCGACTCGTACTCCGCGTTCTTCGGCGTGACCCGCGCCAACAACGTGCGCCACCGCGCCCGGCAGGGCGGTCAGGCCCGTATCGGCCGGGCCAAGCGGGCCGCCCTCGGCATGTTCTACCGGTCGCAGCTGCGGATGCCGCTGGACGAGAACCTGGCGGTGTTCTCCGCGTACTGGGGGCGCGGCTACTCCTGCAACCCGGCGGCCATCGAGGCCGAGCTGGGCCGTCTCGCGCCGGGCGTGCGCCGGGTCTGGGCCGTGCGCTCCGAACACCGCGACCGGGTGCCCAAGGGCGTCGAGAAGGTGATCGTCGGCTCGCGCGAGTACTGGGCGGTCATGGCCCGCGCCAAGTACCTCACGAACAACGTGAACTTCGGCGACACCATCGTGAAGCGCGAGGGGCAGATCCATCTCCAGACCCATCACGGCACCCCGCTGAAGACGATGGGGCTCGACCAGGCCCAGTACCCCGCGTCCACCAACATGGACATGGAGCTGCTGCTGCGCCGGTGCGACCGCTGGGACTACAGCCTGACCTCCAACCGGTTCTCGACCACCGTCTGGGAGCGGGTCTACCCCTGCCGGTACACCACGCTGGAGACCGGCTACCCGCGCAACGACGTGCTGCTCCGCGCCACCGCCGCCGACGTCGTGCGGGCCCGGCACGACCTGGGCCTCGCGGACGGCTCGACCGCGTTCCTGTACATGCCGACGCACCGCGAGTACGAGAAGTCCTTCGCCCCCAGGGTCGACCTGCCGAAGCTGGCCGAGGCGCTGGGCCCCGACGTGACCCTGCTGGTGCGCGGGCACTACTTCTACAAGCCGACCGGCCGCCTCGCCGAGCTCCAGGCCAGCGGCCGGGTCATCGACGTCTCCGCGCACGGCAACGTCGAGGAGCTCTACCTCGCGGCCGACGCCCTGGTCACCGACTACTCATCGGCGATGTTCGACTACGCCAACCTGGACCGGCCGATCGTGATCTACGCGGACGACTGGGACACCTACCGGGTCGTGCGCGGCACCTACTTCGACCTCATGGCCGAGCCCCCGGGCGCCGTCGCGACCTCGCAGGAGGAGCTGACCGCCGTCCTGGGCTCGGACGCGTGGCGCGACGAGAAGGCGGCGGAGCTGCGCGCCGCGTTCCGGGAGCGCTACTGCGACTACGACGACGGGCACGCCGCCGAGCGCGTGGTGCGCCGGGTGTTCCTGGGCGAGGAGGCCCTGCCGCCGGTCGTCCCGCTCGCCGAGCGCACCCCGGCCCCCTCCCCCGCCGAGGCACTGGAGCGCGCCGGGCGGGTCTGAGCACGCGAAACGGTCCCGGCTCCCCGAGGGGGTGCCGGGACCGTCGTCGTTGCGGGGCTTCGCCGTTGCGGGCTTCGCCGTCAGCGGCTCACGCTCACGCGAACGGGTCGAACTCCTGGTACTCCTTGACGGCCTCGTCGCGCTGCACCTCGCGGTCACGACGGCGCTGGGTGGCCGGACGCTGCTCCTCCAGGCGGTGGTCCTCGCCCCGGCGGCCGAGCATCTCCGCACCGGCCGACACGGTCGGCTCCCAGTCGAAGACGACCGCGTTGTCCTCGGCGCCGATCGCCACGCCGTCGCCCGCGCGGGCTCCGGCCTTGCGCAGCGCGTCCTCGACGCCCAGCCGGTTCAGCCGGTCCGCGAGGTAGCCGACGGCCTCGTCGTTGTTGAAGTCGGTCTGGCGGACCCAGCGCTCCGGCTTCTCGCCGCGCACCCGGTAGATGCCGTCGTCCTCCAGGGTCACGGTGAACCCGGCGTCGTCCACGGCCTTGGGCCGGATGACGATACGGGTGGTCTCCTCCACCGGCTTGGCCGCACGGGCCTCGGCGATGATGCCGGCCAGCGCGAAGGACAGCTCCTTGAGCCCGGTCCTGGCGACAGCGGACACCTCGAAGACGCGGTAGCCGCGGGCTTCCAGGTCGGGCCGGATCATGTCCGCGAGGTCCTGGCCGTCCGGGATGTCGATCTTGTTGAG comes from Streptomyces sp. Mut1 and encodes:
- a CDS encoding bifunctional glycosyltransferase/CDP-glycerol:glycerophosphate glycerophosphotransferase, whose translation is MPRLTLIVPAYNVQGYIGECLDSVLGQDFTDFEVIGVDDCSPDGSGAILDAYAARDPRIRVLHLTENVGLGRARNAGLDLATGDYVLFLDSDDTLAPGSLAAIAARLDAADDPDILVYDYTRAYWDGQLLRNKRSDLMSEADPKVFSLAERPQLLDLLQIVWNKAYRRDFVTRHGLRFPPGYYEDAPWTYSAMIAAERIAVLDRSCVLYRQRREGGNILHTVSRKHFDVFDQYDRVFAFLDERPELDRWRPALFRKMVDHFLTILERPGRLPRNARAEFFHRAAKDYRGRLPEGFERPPGGRGYKYALLGVDSYSAFFGVTRANNVRHRARQGGQARIGRAKRAALGMFYRSQLRMPLDENLAVFSAYWGRGYSCNPAAIEAELGRLAPGVRRVWAVRSEHRDRVPKGVEKVIVGSREYWAVMARAKYLTNNVNFGDTIVKREGQIHLQTHHGTPLKTMGLDQAQYPASTNMDMELLLRRCDRWDYSLTSNRFSTTVWERVYPCRYTTLETGYPRNDVLLRATAADVVRARHDLGLADGSTAFLYMPTHREYEKSFAPRVDLPKLAEALGPDVTLLVRGHYFYKPTGRLAELQASGRVIDVSAHGNVEELYLAADALVTDYSSAMFDYANLDRPIVIYADDWDTYRVVRGTYFDLMAEPPGAVATSQEELTAVLGSDAWRDEKAAELRAAFRERYCDYDDGHAAERVVRRVFLGEEALPPVVPLAERTPAPSPAEALERAGRV
- the galE gene encoding UDP-glucose 4-epimerase GalE, giving the protein MTWMVTGGAGFIGAHVVRAMLAGGQQVVVFDDLSTGSADKVPAGVPLVTGSVLDRGALDAAIRDHGVTGVVHIAGKKQVGESVERPLHYYKENVTGLEVLLESMVAGGVDRLVFSSSAAVYGMPDVDLVTEQTPCAPMSPYGETKLIGEWLIHAAARAHGLRCASLRYFNVAGAASPELADAGVFNLIPMVFERLEAGESPRIFGDDYATPDGTCVRDYIHVEDIASAHLAAARRLQDAEPGTDLTLNIGRGEGSSVREMVDRILKVTDNGAVTAEVTARRPGDPARVVAGADRIREELGWSARFGLDEMIESAWQGWRLRHP